The Cydia pomonella isolate Wapato2018A chromosome 20, ilCydPomo1, whole genome shotgun sequence genome contains a region encoding:
- the LOC133529157 gene encoding T-box transcription factor TBX1-like yields the protein MEGQEWRVEWQQRQIDGIIPNGQCPRGAFNLPPLDRARELEPTLPPLHNSIRENSVCPRSTYSPLQALSESTCRDHGAPAPPPPQPPPRLFVGAGGGTSAALHPAVARCSATLELSALWRSFHELGTEMIVTKAGRRMFPALQARLSGLLPNADYLLLVDFVPLDDKRYRYAFHSSSWVVAGKADPVSPPRIHVHPDSPAPGAHWMRQLVSFDKLKLTNNQLDDNGHIILNSMHRYQPRLHVVYLPGEGQSTPGTVPYRTFVFPETGFTAVTAYQNHRITQLKIASNPFAKGFRDCDPDDCPPEQSQPRGTPRRREAAPEPCPQLAQPYAAEASACGPLYAHAHPVRYQPHTAHNGAYSAYYAHR from the exons GTATAATTCCAAATGGGCAGTGTCCTCGCGGGGCGTTCAACTTGCCGCCGCTGGACCGAGCAAGAGAATTAGAGCCGACTTTGCCGCCACTGCACAATTCAATAAGGGAG AACTCAGTATGTCCGCGGAGCACATATTCGCCGCTGCAGGCGCTAAGCGAGAGCACCTGCCGGGACCAcggggcgccggcgccgcccccGCCTCAACCGCCACCACGCCTA ttCGTGGGCGCCGGCGGCGGTACAAGCGCGGCGCTTCACCCAGCAGTAGCGCGATGTTCGGCGACCCTTGAGTTGTCTGCTCTCTGGCGCAGCTTTCACGAGCTCGGCACCGAGATGATAGTCACCAAGGCCGGCCGTCGCATGTTTCCTGCATTGCAG GCCAGGCTTTCCGGGCTCCTGCCTAACGCGGACTACCTTCTGCTTGTGGACTTCGTACCGCTCGATGATAAGAGATATCGATATGCGTTTCACAG CTCAAGCTGGGTCGTGGCGGGTAAAGCAGACCCAGTATCGCCGCCGCGCATCCACGTGCACCCGGACTCGCCCGCGCCCGGCGCGCACTGGATGCGACAACTCGTGTCTTTCGACAAGCTGAAACTCACTAACAACCAGCTGGACGACAACGGGCAT ATAATCCTGAACTCCATGCACCGCTACCAGCCGCGTCTCCACGTGGTGTACCTGCCGGGTGAGGGGCAGAGCACGCCGGGCACAGTCCCGTACCGGACATTTGTGTTCCCAGAGACGGGATTTACCGCCGTCACAGCCTATCAGAACCATCGG ATAACACAACTGAAGATAGCCAGCAACCCGTTCGCCAAAGGATTCCGGGACTGCGACCCCGACGACTG tcctCCTGAGCAAAGCCAACCTCGCGGCACCCCGCGTCGCCGAGAGGCAGCCCCAGAGCCCTGCCCGCAGTTAGCGCAGCCGTACGCCGCCGAGGCCAGCGCGTGCGGCCCGCTCTACGCCCACGCGCACCCCGTGCG GTACCAGCCCCACACGGCACACAATGGCGCTTACAGCGCGTACTACGCGCATAGGTAA
- the LOC133529156 gene encoding uncharacterized protein LOC133529156 yields MTPYCLILVLLIQGSFTFANCEEPDSDSREILKQKPEFEDNVVKDFSGANKDWIDMFLESTPSGLYPSSSAAIMAHATSSDKSPEEQLEVMKEMIHQITEAIEHEMTNLLSDAIAHCQKDEGHTKKKRSIETPMDSSQLVMRLLKHIKSNNEYQNIAIEKMMTAQEIADKYGVKYTPDDDVLADLAAFSSKQSEELASILGNASAKEEIEFVPLENEEKKENVPENNTYYVYSTHVPEQEIHSQFNSYPSHEYMPERVQFMPQPQQLYKPHHSHHNFPETQIPAPPHHAPAPQRPYHEPAYPREYHPCGPMEPVTTTTTIVLPYEEPVAPEPELVGQVFEETVSNKVFIEAGEEPGSTDVNHVMTYTVSEKSHFKTPEIEKLPQQMQYYFFLMN; encoded by the exons ATGACGCCGTACTGCCTAATTCTAGTGTTGCTGATACAG GGTTCGTTCACATTCGCAAACTGCGAAGAACCTGACAGCGACTCACGTGAAATTCTCAAACAGAAACCGGAATTTGAGGATAATGTTGTTAAAGACTTCAGCGGCGCCAACAAAGACTGGATCGATATGTTTCTAGAATCGACCCCATCAGGACTCTACCCATCCAGCTCTGCTGCTATAATGGCACATGCCACCAGCTCGGACAAGTCTCCCGAAGAACAACTCGAAGTTATGAAAGAAATGATTCATCAGATAACAGAAGCCATAGAACATGAAATGACAAATCTTCTTTCAGATGCTATAGCTCATTGTCAAAAGGACGAGGGACATACCAAAAAGAAGCGATCAATCGAAACCCCAATGGATAGCAGTCAACTAGTTATGAGGCTTTTAAAGCACATTAAGTCAAATAACGAATATCAGAACATTGCGATTGAAAAGATGATGACAGCTCAAGAGATTGCTGATAAATATGGCGTCAAATATACCCCTGATGACGATGTGTTAGCTGATCTGGCAGCTTTCTCTTCCAAACAGTCTGAAGAACTGGCATCCATTTTGGGCAATGCAAGCGCTAAAGAAGAAATCGAATTTGTGCCTTTGGAAAACGAGGAAAAGAAAGAAAACGTGCCTGAAAACAACACGTATTACGTATACTCTACGCACGTTCCTGAACAAGAAATTCATTCTCAATTCAATTCTTACCCTTCTCACGAGTACATGCCTGAGAGAGTACAATTCATGCCCCAACCTCAGCAGCTCTACAAACCACACCACAGCCATCACAACTTTCCCGAAACCCAAATACCGGCACCTCCACACCATGCTCCTGCCCCGCAAAGACCTTACCATGAACCAGCTTACCCTCGAGAATACCATCCCTGTGGCCCTATGGAGCCTGTTACTACTACAACAACTATAGTGCTGCCATACGAGGAACCAGTAGCACCCGAACCCGAGTTAGTAGGACAGGTTTTCGAAGAAACAGTTTCAAATAAAGTTTTCATTGAAGCGGGTGAAGAGCCAGGTTCGACGGATGTTAATCACGTCATGACATACACTGTTTCAGAAAAATCACACTTTAAAACGCCTGAGATTGAAAAGTTGCCACAGCAGATGCAGTATTACTTCTTTCTgatgaattaa
- the LOC133528769 gene encoding uncharacterized protein LOC133528769, which translates to MILFLIGLSTFSIGLSHASTCHSLQQSQLASLNERMNQMINALYPFSKAKSSGVSYQSSTPAPPSEYSTVPPYEPSCYQYPPSGYQVPSQGYQAPSQGYQAPSSQVIYMSQPQSSSTVAISPPSPGNPPTVTISTTRSCYPSYEQEYAYEAPKYPPQYYEYTYPQYAPPPPYSASQYTQPECSCQQEYPPQQACPHRQPAPSMPPQPEYQNCPPAPPCSPPPPYQPPNYPPPPSSPYTPPYAPPTPASYSPVPQSCTPPQSYPAPPQSYPPPPQSYPPPPQSYPPPPYTYGPPAYPQNNLQYSPIPTSPRDLIQMPQF; encoded by the exons atgattCTATTCTTGATAGGGCTAAGTACGTTTAGCATAGGACTAAGTCATGCTTCAACTTGTCATAGCTTACAGCAATCACag CTGGCATCGCTCAATGAGCGAATGAATCAGATGATCAACGCGCTATACC CATTCTCCAAGGCCAAGTCGTCTGGGGTATCGTATCAAAGTTCAACACCCGCGCCGCCCAGTGAATACTCAACAGTACCTCCATACGAACCGTCTTGCTACCAGTACCCACCCTCAGGATACCAAGTGCCCTCACAGGGGTACCAAGCGCCCTCACAGGGATACCAAGCACCGTCGTCACAGGTCATCTACATGTCACAGCCGCAGTCTTCGTCAACAGTAGCCATATCTCCGCCTTCACCTGGAAACCCGCCTACAGTTACAATATCGACTACTCGATCATGTTACCCTTCATATGAACAGGAGTACGCTTATGAAGCACCTAAATATCCGCCCCAGTATTATGAGTACACGTACCCTCAgtacgcgccgccgccgccgtacTCAGCTTCGCAGTACACACAGCCAGAATGCAGCTGCCAGCAGGAGTACCCTCCACAGCAAGCTTGTCCTCACAGGCAACCTGCGCCGTCGATGCCCCCGCAACCAGAGTATCAAAACTGCCCGCCAGCGCCTCCGTGCTCGCCACCGCCACCATATCAGCCCCCTAATTACCCGCCGCCGCCATCATCCCCATACACGCCGCCATACGCGCCGCCCACGCCAGCATCTTACTCACCAGTGCCACAATCGTGCACGCCGCCGCAGTCTTACCCAGCCCCACCACAGTCTTACCCACCACCGCCACAGTCTTACCCGCCGCCGCCACAATCTTACCCACCACCGCCGTATACCTACGGACCACCTGCATACCCCCAAAATAACTTACAGTACTCACCTATTCCGACAAGCCCTCGAGACCTGATTCAGATGCCACAGTTTTAA